In a single window of the Salmo trutta chromosome 23, fSalTru1.1, whole genome shotgun sequence genome:
- the LOC115160131 gene encoding solute carrier family 27 member 3 isoform X2, whose amino-acid sequence MALPDCPRADLMSNFLFIFTSGTTGLPKAARVGHLKAVMCMAFLRLCGARSDDNIYITLPLYHMTASLLGIGGCIQLGATCILKKKFSASQFWKDCVKHNVTVFQYVGELCRYLVNQPVVPEERAHKVRVAAGSGLRADVWREFARRFGKINVREAYGLTEASIGFVNYTNEIGPIGRAGYFNKLNMPFEFLSCDPQTYEPIRTDSGRCVKANKGETGLLVAPVSVMNPFLGYAGNTLQSEKKLLRDVFKEGDVYFNTGDLMLQDHRDFVYFRDRIGDTFRWKGENVATTEVSEILGSLEFLQEVNVYGVTVPGYEGRAGMAAIVLKMDQKLDGKKLYNHLVQSLPAYSWPWFLRIQTSIDVTETFKQQKRKLVQEGFSPEAVQESLYFLDLSQRDYVPLTQSLHDDIVSGKIRL is encoded by the exons ATGGCCTTACCTGACTGTCCTAGAGCTGACCTCATGTCCAACTTCCTGTTCATCTTCACATCAGGAACAACCG GACTTCCTAAGGCAGCCCGGGTGGGACATCTCAAAGCCGTCATGTGCATGGCCTTCCTTCGTCTGTGCGGGGCCCGTTCGGATGACAACATTTACATCACTCTGCCCCTATACCACATGACCGCCTCTCTTCTGGGTATTGGTGGATGCATACAGCTTG GGGCAACGTGTATATTGAAAAAGAAGTTTTCTGCCAGTCAATTTTGGAAAGACTGCGTGAAACATAATGTGACCGTATTTCAATACGTCGGAGAGCTCTGTCGCTACCTGGTCAACCAACCTGTG GTCCCTGAGGAGAGGGCCCACAAAGTGCGTGTTGCCGCAGGGAGTGGTCTGAGGGCAGATGTATGGAGGGAGTTTGCCAGACGTTTTGGGAAGATCAATGTCCGGGAAGCCTACGGTTTAACTGAGGCCAGCATTGGCTTTGTCAACTACACCAATGAAATAGGACCCATCGGAAGGGCGGGCTACTTCAACAAG CTTAATATGCCCTTTGAGTTCTTGAGTTGTGATCCACAAACATATGAGCCGATACGGACCGACTCAGGACGATGTGTAAAAGCAAATAAAG GAGAGACGGGCCTCCTGGTAGCCCCGGTGTCGGTCATGAATCCTTTCCTGGGGTACGCTGGGAATACGCTTCAGTCAGAGAAGAAGCTCCTCAGGGACGTGTTCAAGGAGGGAGACGTGTACTTTAACACCGGAGACCTCATGCTTCAGGACCACAGAGACTTTGTCTACTTCCGTGACCGTATCGGAGATACCTTCAG GTGGAAAGGAGAGAATGTGGCCACCACAGAAGTTTCAGAGATTCTCGGAAGTTTGGAGTTCCTGCAGGAAGTGAACGTCTATGGCGTTACTGTGCCAG GTTATGAAGGCAGAGCAGGTATGGCAGCCATTGTCTTAAAGATGGACCAAAAGCTGGATGGTAAAAAACTCTACAACCATTTGGTCCAAAGTCTCCCCGCTTACTCGTGGCCCTGGTTTCTACGGATCCAG ACATCCATAGATGTGACCGAGACCttcaagcagcagaagaggaagtTGGTGCAGGAGGGCTTCAGTCCTGAGGCCGTTCAGGAGTCCCTGTATTTCTTGGACCTATCCCAGAGAGACTACGTCCCACTCACTCAGTCTCTGCATGATGACATCGTCTCCGGAAAGATACGGCTCTAG